One window from the genome of Pyrobaculum ferrireducens encodes:
- a CDS encoding Hsp20/alpha crystallin family protein — protein sequence MEEFKKAMEEISKSLQKMVEELKEKRDYRLVEEGDEVRIEIDMPGLEPSDISLSVTKDGTALRAEGARGDRKYSRHIRLPVKIDPSSISALYRNGVLTITARKVKEEEIRIPVRG from the coding sequence ATGGAGGAGTTCAAAAAGGCAATGGAGGAGATTTCTAAATCTCTACAGAAAATGGTGGAGGAGCTCAAGGAGAAGAGGGACTACAGACTGGTGGAGGAGGGGGACGAGGTGAGAATTGAAATCGACATGCCGGGGCTGGAGCCCAGCGACATATCGCTCTCAGTGACTAAAGACGGCACAGCTCTGAGGGCGGAGGGCGCTAGGGGGGATAGGAAATACTCTAGGCACATCCGCCTCCCCGTGAAGATAGATCCCAGCTCAATCTCGGCGCTGTATAGAAACGGCGTCTTGACCATCACAGCCAGGAAGGTGAAAGAGGAGGAGATCAGGATACCAGTAAGGGGCTGA
- a CDS encoding mevalonate kinase, with translation MSVRIFAPGVVKLFGEHAVVYGKPAISATIDKGVYIECKVGGDLVVETLGPPAVLRYRPGEGRAEAVGVEKFLSYVEIALRIAEERWGRLAARFSIRSDLPPSVGAATSAAVSVGLLKAYSHCAGAEAGAEELAKLGHRVELEVQGIASPMDTATVSLGGVLKIWANPFRVERLNVDLPPFYVVVLPRFGTTGEIVRDVKSLLERRRSAASVIDAIGRVVDEAEGCLARGDWGVRRRAHGDRQLATRRLGRRRRQSGEPPREVEAVYLRR, from the coding sequence GTGTCTGTTAGGATTTTCGCCCCAGGTGTTGTAAAGCTGTTTGGAGAACACGCGGTGGTCTACGGCAAGCCCGCCATATCAGCCACCATAGACAAAGGCGTCTACATCGAGTGCAAGGTGGGGGGCGATCTTGTGGTGGAGACTCTGGGGCCTCCCGCCGTGTTGAGGTACCGGCCTGGAGAGGGGCGCGCGGAAGCTGTGGGGGTGGAGAAGTTCCTCTCATACGTCGAGATAGCTCTTAGAATTGCAGAGGAGAGGTGGGGGAGGCTGGCCGCTAGGTTTTCGATAAGGAGCGACTTGCCGCCCAGCGTTGGGGCAGCCACGTCGGCCGCGGTGTCTGTGGGGCTGTTGAAGGCGTATTCCCACTGCGCCGGCGCCGAGGCGGGCGCCGAGGAGCTGGCGAAGCTGGGGCACAGGGTGGAGCTCGAGGTCCAGGGGATAGCCTCCCCCATGGATACTGCCACGGTTTCCCTCGGCGGGGTGCTGAAGATATGGGCCAACCCCTTCCGCGTCGAGAGGCTGAACGTGGACCTCCCCCCGTTCTACGTTGTGGTGCTTCCCCGCTTCGGCACCACGGGGGAGATCGTCAGAGATGTCAAGTCGCTGTTGGAGAGGCGGCGCTCTGCTGCTTCGGTGATCGACGCCATTGGACGCGTCGTCGATGAGGCGGAGGGGTGTCTGGCGAGGGGAGACTGGGGGGTGCGTCGGCGAGCTCATGGAGATAGACAACTGGCTACTAGGCGCCTTGGGCGTCGTCGACGGCAGAGTGGTGAACCTCCTCGAGAAGTTGAGGCCGTTTATCTACGGAGGTAA
- a CDS encoding 50S ribosomal protein L10, which translates to MLAIGKRAYARSRPYPQSKVRIVNEAVELLRKYPYVFLFDLHGLSSRVLNEYRYRLRPYGAVKVIKPTLFKIAFAKVFGGVPAEVAERVRGEVGFFFTEVNPAEVIKIVAENSVRRAAQPGDKAPFDIVVPAGPTNASPGPIISKFGKLKIPTRVQEGKIWIAKDTVVAKAGQEITPEMAEVLRVVGIEPIFEQLRLLGVIWRGQRYVDISELVIDVAKYRELFEAAATYARNLALNVVYPTREVLQVVLPAAHMRAVALAARLGVVTRETLPVLLSRAVAEANALAAAVAGRAPELGISVAAPQPAAQPQAAQQAEAPKEEAVEEKKEGPSEEEVAGSLASLF; encoded by the coding sequence ATGCTGGCTATAGGTAAGAGGGCGTACGCCAGGTCGAGGCCCTACCCGCAGAGTAAGGTTAGGATCGTAAACGAGGCTGTTGAGCTGTTGAGAAAATACCCGTACGTGTTCCTCTTTGATCTCCACGGTCTCTCGTCGAGGGTTTTGAATGAGTATAGGTACAGGCTGAGGCCCTACGGCGCTGTGAAGGTAATCAAGCCTACCCTGTTCAAGATAGCGTTTGCCAAGGTCTTCGGCGGCGTGCCTGCGGAGGTGGCGGAGAGGGTGAGGGGCGAGGTGGGGTTCTTCTTTACCGAGGTGAATCCCGCGGAGGTTATCAAAATCGTGGCTGAGAACAGCGTGAGGAGGGCGGCGCAACCGGGAGACAAAGCTCCCTTTGACATCGTGGTGCCGGCTGGGCCTACCAACGCCTCCCCCGGCCCCATTATTTCGAAATTCGGCAAGCTGAAGATCCCCACCAGGGTGCAGGAGGGCAAGATCTGGATAGCTAAGGACACCGTGGTGGCCAAGGCCGGCCAGGAGATAACGCCGGAGATGGCCGAGGTGTTGAGAGTAGTGGGCATCGAGCCTATTTTTGAACAGCTGAGGCTTCTGGGGGTGATCTGGAGGGGGCAGAGGTACGTGGACATCTCCGAGCTGGTTATAGACGTGGCGAAGTACAGAGAGCTCTTCGAGGCGGCGGCTACCTACGCGAGGAACCTCGCGCTTAACGTGGTGTACCCGACGAGGGAGGTGTTGCAGGTGGTGTTGCCGGCCGCCCACATGAGGGCGGTGGCGCTGGCGGCGAGGCTGGGTGTTGTGACAAGGGAGACGTTGCCTGTGTTGCTCAGCAGGGCTGTTGCCGAGGCGAACGCCTTAGCCGCGGCCGTCGCCGGTAGGGCCCCGGAGCTTGGTATCTCCGTAGCGGCGCCTCAGCCAGCCGCCCAGCCGCAGGCCGCGCAACAGGCGGAGGCCCCCAAGGAGGAGGCTGTGGAGGAGAAGAAGGAGGGCCCCAGCGAGGAGGAGGTAGCTGGGTCGCTGGCGTCGCTTTTTTAA
- a CDS encoding ABC transporter permease: protein MKIQTLSSLNIIAALALAFVIGAVLMWVSGYDPASSYYSMLVTPFSDRVYLLSALAFSAPIVLTGLTFALGLRTGLFNIGAEGQVYMGALGAVIAAYFARSLAALPLALAIGLALAVLWSAVPAVLKMWRGVNEVVSTIMMNWIAYWTVIMAVSTAFANPLQPEESVKTPEVARLTPLIPGTDFTVAVPVAYIVALLMYIFLKYSVWGYRISVSGLNPIAARSYGIKPERAVLAAFALGALTAGLAGVLQVVARPPSYSLMRNLANVYGIGFDGITAAMLGRGHPLGVVLASIFLGVMQEGARHMQIEAGTPFEFVRVVQGLIILLLAVQILRRP from the coding sequence ATGAAGATCCAGACGCTTTCCAGCCTCAACATTATCGCCGCGTTGGCACTGGCGTTTGTGATAGGCGCCGTGCTTATGTGGGTCTCGGGCTACGACCCGGCCTCCTCCTACTACTCCATGCTCGTCACCCCCTTCTCGGATAGGGTCTACCTCCTCTCAGCTCTTGCATTCTCGGCGCCCATAGTCCTCACAGGGCTGACCTTCGCCCTCGGGCTCAGGACGGGGCTCTTCAACATAGGGGCCGAGGGGCAGGTATACATGGGCGCCCTGGGGGCAGTGATCGCCGCTTACTTCGCGAGGAGCTTGGCGGCTCTGCCGCTTGCCCTCGCCATTGGCTTAGCCCTCGCCGTGTTGTGGTCGGCCGTGCCCGCCGTGTTGAAGATGTGGCGCGGCGTCAACGAGGTGGTGAGCACGATAATGATGAACTGGATCGCCTACTGGACCGTCATCATGGCGGTCTCGACAGCGTTCGCCAACCCCCTCCAGCCTGAGGAGTCTGTAAAGACGCCGGAGGTCGCGAGGCTCACCCCCTTGATTCCGGGCACCGACTTCACAGTGGCGGTGCCTGTGGCGTATATAGTGGCCTTGCTAATGTACATATTTCTGAAGTACAGCGTGTGGGGGTACAGGATATCTGTCAGCGGGTTGAATCCAATCGCCGCAAGGTCGTACGGCATAAAACCAGAGCGGGCTGTGCTCGCCGCCTTCGCCCTGGGGGCGCTGACAGCCGGCCTAGCCGGCGTGTTGCAGGTGGTGGCGAGGCCGCCGTCCTACAGCTTAATGAGAAACCTCGCCAATGTATACGGCATAGGCTTCGACGGCATCACCGCAGCGATGCTGGGCAGGGGGCACCCTCTCGGCGTGGTGCTGGCCTCGATATTCCTCGGTGTTATGCAGGAGGGGGCGCGCCACATGCAGATTGAGGCGGGGACGCCTTTTGAGTTTGTGAGGGTGGTGCAAGGCCTCATCATACTGCTCCTCGCAGTGCAGATTTTGAGGAGGCCGTGA
- a CDS encoding 50S ribosomal protein L40e, translated as MPITLDPEKLAIVMKHRFQYKICRECGARNPPDAEKCRRCRSRNLRPKKFKKK; from the coding sequence ATGCCTATTACCCTGGATCCCGAGAAGCTGGCCATAGTGATGAAGCACCGCTTCCAGTACAAAATCTGTAGAGAGTGCGGGGCGAGGAATCCTCCCGACGCGGAGAAGTGCCGCCGCTGCCGCTCCCGCAACCTGCGGCCAAAGAAGTTTAAGAAGAAGTAG
- a CDS encoding RecB-family nuclease: MELVVAVYNISSVPKMLELAKITYGFGVRRFALIKVFGAAAQQIGDLFKLAFKMGGEVLVFNDVKDAVEVLRPDVIYALGRPDRDTKPVEKADGRVMLLVHGSDLVFSPRELPPNAVLSHAVEKDIGSAGQLAVALYKLLGG; this comes from the coding sequence ATGGAGCTGGTTGTCGCGGTTTACAACATAAGCTCCGTCCCCAAGATGCTTGAGCTGGCGAAGATCACATACGGCTTCGGAGTTAGGCGGTTTGCGCTTATTAAAGTCTTCGGCGCGGCGGCTCAGCAGATTGGGGACCTCTTCAAGCTGGCGTTTAAGATGGGGGGCGAGGTCCTGGTTTTCAACGACGTAAAAGACGCTGTGGAGGTGCTGAGGCCTGACGTCATCTACGCCCTGGGTAGGCCGGACAGAGATACCAAGCCGGTCGAAAAGGCGGACGGCAGGGTGATGCTACTGGTACACGGCTCAGACCTCGTCTTCTCCCCCCGGGAGCTACCGCCCAACGCCGTCTTAAGCCACGCCGTCGAGAAGGACATCGGCTCCGCTGGACAGTTGGCAGTGGCGCTTTACAAACTCCTTGGGGGGTAG
- a CDS encoding ABC transporter ATP-binding protein, protein MKASLKEIHKVFSDGTHALRGVSLDISPGEVLALLGENGAGKTTLMKILAGVYRPTSGEIYIEGRRVRFRNARDAQRAGIAMVHQHLSLIPGLTAIENIALAEGAGLRPISAEVRQRAVKIAEELGFDVEWDRDVEELPLGVRQRVEIVKALYWGADLLILDEPTTVLSPPEVKSLFQVVRRLRERGKSVVYITHKIPEVLEIADRVVVLRRGVKAAEFTPPYDPKRLVEAMVGELRVEAVSRVGRPGERPVLEVADLWVYEGGRAVVQGVNLVVREREILAVVGVEGNGQEHLVEAIVGVRRHKGVVKIHGGYAYIPDDRQRKAMLLERPLVENAVLGREGEFARRGLISWSAASRFTAKLIEEFGIVAPGPWAVARHLSGGNQQKLVVGRELSRGARLIIAHQPTRGLDVATTEYVQQLLIKARNGGAGVLLVTSDLDEAYKLADTIAVMYRGKVVAVGPVDEMTVEVVGRKMAGL, encoded by the coding sequence ATGAAGGCCTCTCTAAAGGAAATTCACAAGGTTTTTTCAGACGGCACCCACGCCCTTCGTGGGGTTTCTCTCGATATTTCGCCTGGCGAGGTGCTGGCCCTCCTGGGCGAGAACGGCGCGGGGAAGACCACTCTTATGAAAATACTGGCTGGCGTCTACCGCCCCACCTCGGGGGAGATATACATAGAGGGGAGGAGGGTGAGGTTTAGAAACGCCAGGGATGCGCAGAGGGCTGGTATCGCCATGGTGCACCAGCACCTCTCCCTAATACCGGGCCTCACCGCTATTGAAAACATAGCGCTTGCCGAGGGCGCCGGTCTGAGGCCCATATCTGCAGAGGTTAGGCAGAGGGCTGTGAAGATCGCGGAGGAGCTGGGTTTCGACGTCGAGTGGGACAGGGATGTGGAGGAGCTGCCGCTGGGGGTTAGGCAGAGGGTTGAGATAGTGAAGGCCCTGTACTGGGGGGCCGACTTGTTGATACTTGACGAGCCCACCACCGTGCTGTCGCCTCCAGAGGTGAAGTCGCTCTTCCAAGTGGTGAGGAGGCTTAGGGAGCGGGGCAAGTCTGTGGTGTACATTACCCACAAAATCCCGGAGGTGCTTGAAATTGCGGATAGGGTGGTGGTGTTGAGGAGGGGGGTTAAGGCGGCGGAGTTTACGCCGCCCTACGACCCGAAGAGGCTTGTGGAGGCTATGGTGGGCGAGTTGAGGGTGGAGGCCGTCAGCCGCGTTGGGCGGCCGGGGGAGAGGCCCGTTCTAGAGGTCGCGGATCTGTGGGTGTACGAGGGCGGCAGGGCTGTGGTTCAGGGGGTGAACCTAGTGGTTAGGGAGAGGGAGATACTGGCCGTGGTGGGGGTGGAGGGCAACGGGCAGGAGCATTTGGTGGAGGCTATCGTAGGCGTGAGGAGGCACAAGGGCGTTGTGAAGATCCACGGCGGCTACGCCTACATACCCGACGACAGGCAGAGGAAGGCCATGCTTCTCGAAAGGCCGCTGGTGGAGAACGCCGTGTTGGGGAGGGAGGGGGAGTTCGCGCGGCGCGGCTTAATCTCGTGGAGCGCGGCCAGCCGCTTCACCGCTAAGCTAATTGAGGAATTTGGAATCGTGGCGCCGGGCCCGTGGGCGGTGGCGAGGCACCTCTCAGGGGGCAACCAGCAGAAGCTGGTGGTGGGTAGGGAGCTGAGCAGAGGGGCTAGGCTCATCATAGCGCACCAACCCACGAGGGGGCTCGACGTTGCGACCACCGAGTATGTCCAGCAGTTGCTAATCAAGGCGAGGAACGGGGGCGCCGGCGTTCTCCTTGTGACGAGCGATCTAGATGAGGCGTATAAGCTGGCCGACACCATAGCCGTGATGTACAGAGGCAAGGTGGTGGCCGTGGGGCCTGTGGACGAGATGACTGTCGAGGTGGTGGGCAGGAAGATGGCTGGGCTATGA
- the udp gene encoding uridine phosphorylase, which translates to MAQRPVVGGKAYHILVAPGEVPRYVLLPGDPGRVPLIARHWEGAREVARNREFVTWVGRYKGVQIAATSTGIGSGSTAIAVEELLQAGADTFIRVGTTGALRREVKLGDLVIGVAAVRWDGASRWYAPPEYPAVAHWRVVSALVTAAEALGVRYHVGIVASTDSFYVGQERPGHGGFLPPWARGLIDTLRSLGVVSFEMESATIFTLSSIYGARAGGVYAAIANRETDEFAPEVGVEDAIRVANEAVRILAEYDSQGGTRP; encoded by the coding sequence ATGGCCCAGAGGCCGGTTGTCGGCGGCAAGGCGTATCACATCTTAGTCGCGCCGGGGGAGGTTCCGCGCTACGTGTTGCTACCCGGCGACCCCGGGAGGGTGCCGCTGATAGCGCGGCACTGGGAGGGGGCTAGGGAGGTGGCTAGGAACCGGGAATTCGTCACGTGGGTCGGCAGGTACAAGGGCGTCCAGATAGCGGCTACGTCTACGGGCATCGGCTCGGGCTCCACCGCCATCGCCGTTGAGGAGCTCCTCCAGGCCGGGGCGGACACCTTTATTAGAGTGGGGACCACGGGGGCGCTGAGGCGGGAGGTGAAGCTGGGCGACCTTGTAATAGGCGTGGCGGCGGTGAGGTGGGACGGCGCCTCTAGGTGGTACGCCCCGCCGGAGTACCCGGCGGTGGCCCACTGGAGAGTGGTGTCTGCCCTCGTCACCGCCGCGGAGGCGCTGGGGGTTAGGTACCACGTCGGCATAGTGGCCTCCACTGACTCGTTCTACGTAGGCCAGGAGAGGCCGGGCCACGGGGGGTTCCTCCCGCCGTGGGCCCGGGGGCTGATAGACACTTTGAGGAGCCTCGGGGTGGTTTCATTTGAGATGGAGTCCGCCACCATCTTTACCCTCTCGTCGATCTACGGCGCCAGGGCGGGGGGCGTCTACGCGGCGATTGCCAACCGCGAGACAGACGAGTTCGCCCCCGAGGTAGGCGTGGAGGACGCCATTAGGGTGGCCAACGAGGCGGTGAGGATACTTGCCGAGTATGATAGTCAAGGTGGTACGCGTCCGTGA
- a CDS encoding penicillin acylase family protein, with the protein MKWVGVAVIVLVFLVVFLMPPSLLRFADPFQGPLKAVARPAPPAPLENYALVIKAADEREAFYKLGYAHAYYRFFQMDVMRRVAEGRLSELVGGAALDTDIYFRTRGLYMSAEKTWEYIKQNYPQYAALVEEYVRGVNDYLAANPPIVEYLILGKRPEPWRPVDTFAVNKLIAWSLSGGEDDLQLKVLVDALGPQFLDIALARELNTPILPRKATFSPAIELGSNNWIISPNLTATGRPILANDPHLSLTAPPTWIFQRVETPDYTVMGVAFPGTPVVVIGTNGYVAWGFTNTGVDVIDYYYYVWNGTKYLYKGAWIEADKRVERFRICDLDNRCVEKTVEVLETVHGPVIEFRGQRYAMRWLGNNVTLEALALYYMDRARNLTEFLNGLRYFVTPSQNTVYADRYGVVAYFASGYYPIREGGYLPFNGSRGEGEWTGYVWLPSVLNYVNPPYLATANNKVADANIYLQWRWADRYRHDRIMELIAQKLARGKITVEDVMDIQRDVVDISCRDVKQLLELYGGDSGRRLLDELNRWSCEMSPGSTTASRYAAFLYNLQKLAWERFNISITFVPFEVTVASIKKGLIDRSVVEKAAEEALKVNAPWGSVHKYAISHLLGSAFPGLNYRRVEAPGDWFTVNVAPGFNVAHGPSVRFIVAFGSGVYMMLPGGPDGDPLSPLYDAMYMPWVRGEYVKVG; encoded by the coding sequence ATGAAGTGGGTAGGGGTGGCGGTTATTGTCTTGGTTTTTCTTGTTGTTTTTCTTATGCCTCCCTCACTGCTGAGGTTTGCAGACCCTTTTCAAGGCCCTCTCAAGGCTGTGGCGCGTCCGGCGCCGCCGGCGCCTCTTGAGAACTACGCCTTGGTGATTAAAGCCGCCGACGAGAGGGAGGCCTTCTACAAGCTGGGCTACGCCCACGCCTACTACCGCTTCTTCCAGATGGACGTCATGAGGAGGGTGGCGGAGGGCCGGCTGTCGGAGCTGGTGGGAGGGGCGGCTCTTGACACCGATATCTATTTCAGAACGAGGGGGTTGTACATGTCCGCTGAGAAGACGTGGGAGTACATCAAACAGAACTACCCTCAATACGCCGCGCTTGTGGAGGAGTACGTCAGGGGGGTTAACGACTACCTAGCCGCGAATCCTCCGATTGTCGAGTACTTAATCCTGGGGAAGAGGCCCGAGCCGTGGAGGCCTGTTGATACCTTCGCAGTGAATAAGCTCATCGCGTGGTCTCTAAGCGGCGGCGAGGACGATCTACAGCTTAAAGTTCTGGTCGACGCCTTGGGGCCCCAGTTTTTGGATATAGCCCTCGCCAGGGAGTTGAACACGCCTATTCTGCCTCGCAAGGCGACGTTTTCCCCGGCTATTGAGCTGGGTAGCAACAATTGGATCATCTCGCCTAACTTAACCGCCACGGGCAGGCCGATATTGGCTAACGACCCCCACCTCTCGCTCACAGCCCCGCCTACATGGATTTTTCAACGGGTCGAGACGCCTGACTACACGGTGATGGGAGTCGCCTTCCCCGGGACGCCGGTTGTGGTGATTGGGACTAACGGCTACGTGGCGTGGGGCTTCACCAACACAGGAGTCGACGTGATTGATTACTACTACTACGTGTGGAACGGCACCAAGTACCTCTACAAGGGCGCGTGGATCGAGGCCGACAAACGTGTGGAGAGGTTCAGGATATGCGACCTCGATAACAGATGTGTCGAGAAGACTGTTGAGGTTTTGGAGACTGTGCACGGCCCCGTGATTGAGTTTAGGGGGCAGAGGTACGCCATGCGCTGGCTTGGCAACAACGTGACTCTCGAGGCCCTTGCGCTTTACTACATGGATAGGGCTAGGAACCTCACCGAGTTTCTAAACGGGCTTAGGTACTTCGTGACGCCTAGCCAAAACACAGTATACGCAGATAGATACGGCGTGGTTGCGTACTTCGCCAGCGGCTACTACCCCATTAGAGAAGGCGGCTACCTGCCCTTCAACGGGTCGAGGGGCGAGGGGGAGTGGACGGGGTATGTCTGGCTCCCCTCGGTCCTCAACTACGTAAACCCGCCCTACCTAGCCACTGCAAATAACAAGGTGGCAGACGCCAATATCTACCTACAGTGGAGGTGGGCAGACCGCTATAGGCACGACAGGATTATGGAGCTCATCGCCCAGAAGCTGGCCCGCGGTAAGATTACTGTGGAGGACGTGATGGACATCCAGCGGGATGTTGTGGATATCTCGTGTAGAGATGTGAAGCAGTTGCTTGAGCTCTACGGAGGGGACAGCGGGAGGAGGCTTCTGGACGAGTTGAATAGGTGGAGTTGCGAGATGTCTCCAGGCTCCACAACGGCGTCTAGATACGCCGCGTTTCTATACAACCTGCAGAAACTCGCGTGGGAGAGGTTTAACATATCCATTACCTTCGTGCCTTTTGAGGTGACCGTGGCCTCCATCAAGAAGGGGCTTATTGACAGATCGGTTGTAGAGAAGGCGGCGGAGGAGGCGTTGAAGGTAAATGCCCCCTGGGGCTCGGTGCACAAGTACGCCATCTCCCATCTGCTGGGCTCCGCCTTTCCGGGGCTTAACTACAGGAGGGTGGAGGCGCCTGGCGACTGGTTCACGGTTAACGTGGCGCCTGGGTTCAACGTGGCTCACGGCCCAAGCGTTAGGTTTATAGTGGCTTTTGGCTCTGGGGTGTATATGATGTTGCCGGGGGGCCCGGACGGGGATCCCCTAAGCCCGCTTTACGACGCGATGTACATGCCGTGGGTTAGGGGGGAGTATGTCAAGGTGGGTTAG
- a CDS encoding 50S ribosomal protein L1 has translation MSAVVNKEAFLAKIAEALKRGRQRRFKQSVELIVVLRGVDLSKPENRINLLVELPHPPKPNKIAAFAHGAFEVNARNAGVDAVITRDQVEGLSGNKRAIRKLAKQYDFFIAPPDLMPLLGRVVGPIFGPRGKMPEVVPPNVEVKAVVERLKRAVRVRLRNEPVIKVRIGSEAQDPKEILDNALAVLEEVNRRFPLRQYLDDIYIKKTMGPPVKIRAAEALVK, from the coding sequence ATGAGTGCCGTAGTAAACAAAGAGGCTTTCCTGGCCAAGATCGCCGAGGCGTTGAAGAGGGGCAGACAGAGGCGTTTTAAACAGAGCGTGGAGCTTATAGTCGTCTTGAGGGGGGTGGACCTGAGCAAGCCTGAGAACCGTATTAACCTACTTGTCGAGCTTCCCCACCCGCCTAAGCCTAATAAAATCGCAGCGTTTGCCCACGGCGCATTTGAGGTAAATGCCCGAAACGCAGGTGTCGACGCCGTCATCACCAGGGACCAGGTGGAGGGCCTCTCTGGAAACAAGAGAGCTATTAGAAAGCTGGCGAAGCAGTACGACTTCTTCATAGCGCCGCCCGACTTAATGCCGCTTCTCGGCAGAGTGGTAGGCCCCATCTTCGGCCCCCGCGGCAAGATGCCGGAGGTGGTGCCGCCGAATGTAGAGGTCAAGGCAGTTGTGGAGAGGCTGAAGCGGGCAGTTAGGGTGAGGCTTAGAAACGAGCCTGTTATCAAGGTGAGGATAGGGTCAGAGGCCCAGGACCCCAAGGAGATTCTAGACAACGCTCTGGCGGTGCTTGAGGAAGTGAATAGGAGGTTCCCTCTGAGGCAGTACCTAGACGACATATATATCAAAAAGACGATGGGGCCGCCTGTCAAGATAAGAGCCGCCGAGGCTTTAGTCAAATAG
- a CDS encoding 50S ribosomal protein L11: protein MSKRVIAVPLQGGKVAVNPQFQDALKQAGLDPNAVVQRVQEELKKVGKYPVQKVEVEVSSPARYEVKVSLPPIGDLFLKLFGKDTGAHDPRSEVIGDISFEQLVEIALLKKDELKSKSLKSAVKQLLSTCKAMGVSVDGRRADEVMKDVEGGKYDEILNKFEKQWRQ, encoded by the coding sequence ATGTCTAAGCGCGTCATAGCTGTGCCTCTGCAGGGCGGAAAGGTGGCCGTCAATCCCCAGTTTCAAGACGCCCTTAAGCAGGCGGGGCTCGACCCCAACGCCGTCGTGCAGAGAGTGCAGGAGGAGTTGAAAAAGGTGGGGAAGTACCCAGTGCAGAAGGTGGAGGTGGAGGTTTCCTCGCCCGCTAGGTACGAGGTTAAGGTCAGCCTGCCCCCCATAGGCGACTTGTTTCTTAAGCTTTTTGGGAAGGACACCGGGGCCCACGACCCGAGAAGCGAGGTTATTGGCGATATATCGTTTGAGCAGCTGGTAGAGATAGCGTTGTTGAAGAAAGACGAGCTTAAGTCCAAGTCCTTGAAATCGGCGGTGAAGCAGTTGCTCAGCACCTGCAAGGCCATGGGCGTAAGCGTGGACGGGAGGCGGGCCGACGAGGTGATGAAAGACGTGGAGGGGGGTAAGTACGACGAAATTTTAAATAAGTTTGAGAAACAGTGGCGGCAATGA
- a CDS encoding transcriptional regulator, which translates to METVRERLIKALIESREPLTVNQLQIIVNTELKPSELYDELEHVKKTLKRLGYRLEVVPAICRNCGYEFRDRERLKKPGRCPRCKSERIEPPRFYVEPL; encoded by the coding sequence ATGGAAACAGTCAGGGAGAGGCTGATCAAGGCCCTCATCGAGAGCAGAGAGCCGCTGACAGTAAACCAGCTTCAGATCATAGTCAACACAGAGCTGAAGCCCAGCGAGCTCTACGACGAACTCGAGCACGTCAAAAAGACGCTGAAGAGGTTGGGCTATCGGCTGGAGGTGGTGCCGGCGATCTGCAGAAACTGCGGATACGAATTTAGAGACAGAGAGAGGCTCAAGAAGCCGGGCAGGTGCCCCCGTTGCAAAAGCGAGAGGATAGAGCCCCCCAGGTTCTACGTCGAGCCCCTATAG
- a CDS encoding ABC transporter permease, whose product MIDLILMQALLAAVPILLASLGEILMERSGVVNIGLEGLMLLGAFSGPLFVDYLHYRLGAQLPDPLWPLAAFLAAALVGMAVGLVHGYISTYLAGDQIISGVAINLFAAGAVAYGIQAYWGVAGYKQVPDWAKADPLALAAFALVLAGFMWYVLFRSRLGIVIRACGEDPESAFNVGVDVNRVRLLATVIGSSLAALAGAYLSIAYLSVVTKEISAGRGFIALANVVFANWNPALAVAGAYIFGFFDALSYWLQTAGVARYEITRMIPYIATLLIVAGVIGRARPPRAVGKPFRRE is encoded by the coding sequence GTGATCGACCTAATACTAATGCAAGCCCTCTTAGCCGCCGTGCCGATTCTCCTGGCGTCGCTGGGGGAGATCTTGATGGAGAGGAGCGGCGTCGTCAACATCGGGCTGGAGGGCCTTATGTTGCTAGGCGCCTTCTCAGGTCCGCTCTTCGTAGACTACCTACACTACAGACTTGGGGCACAGTTGCCAGATCCCCTCTGGCCGCTTGCGGCTTTCCTAGCCGCCGCGCTAGTCGGCATGGCGGTAGGCCTCGTGCACGGCTACATATCCACCTACCTGGCCGGCGATCAGATAATCAGCGGGGTGGCCATAAACCTCTTCGCCGCAGGCGCCGTGGCTTACGGGATACAGGCCTACTGGGGCGTGGCCGGGTATAAACAGGTGCCTGACTGGGCGAAGGCCGACCCCCTGGCGCTCGCCGCCTTCGCCCTGGTCCTCGCCGGCTTTATGTGGTATGTGCTGTTCAGGTCTAGGCTGGGGATCGTCATCAGGGCATGCGGCGAGGATCCAGAATCGGCGTTTAACGTAGGCGTAGACGTCAACAGAGTAAGGCTCCTAGCCACAGTCATAGGCTCCTCCCTCGCGGCGCTCGCGGGGGCGTATCTCAGCATTGCCTACCTCTCTGTAGTCACCAAGGAGATATCCGCCGGCAGGGGCTTCATCGCGCTGGCCAACGTTGTTTTCGCCAACTGGAACCCAGCCCTCGCGGTGGCGGGCGCCTACATATTTGGCTTCTTTGACGCCCTCTCTTACTGGCTACAGACGGCGGGGGTCGCCAGGTACGAAATAACGAGGATGATACCATACATAGCCACCCTCCTCATAGTAGCCGGCGTAATTGGCCGCGCCAGGCCGCCGAGGGCGGTGGGGAAGCCGTTTAGGAGAGAATAA